The following are from one region of the Hyphomicrobium album genome:
- a CDS encoding S41 family peptidase yields MRKTEFAFWTFLLMTGLAGATTLLNVTRTYSATTENSELFRQLDLFGDVLERVRSDYVEKPDDTMLIESAINGMLSALDPHSSYLSPKNYRDMQVQTRGEFGGLGIEVTMENGVVKVVSPIDDTPASKAGLQANDLITHLDGEQIVGLTLEQAVEKMRGPVNTPISLTIVRKGVDDPFDVKVTRDIIRINAVKANNEKDVAYIKITTFNEQTHTNLVKAIENAKKTIGKDLKGYVIDLRNNPGGLLDQAIAVSDDFLERGAVVLTKGRNNEETQRAQAHPGDLTDGKKIVVLINGGSASASEIVAGALQDHKRATVVGTRSFGKGSVQTIIPLGANGAIRLTTARYYTPSNRSIQAKGIDPDIIVEQDLPDELKKKAESVAESQRGEASLRGHLRNPENGNSEDGKEVKEVSGSSAYVPKEPEKDKQLQYALSFLRGTAIDAKTAGATVPTPTPAPAAKPDADTKEKAKN; encoded by the coding sequence ATGCGCAAGACAGAATTCGCATTCTGGACGTTCCTCTTGATGACCGGCCTCGCCGGCGCCACCACGCTGTTGAACGTCACGCGCACGTATTCGGCTACCACCGAAAACTCTGAGCTCTTTCGACAGCTCGATCTGTTCGGCGACGTTCTCGAGCGGGTCCGCTCCGACTACGTCGAGAAGCCGGACGACACGATGCTGATCGAGTCGGCAATCAACGGCATGCTGTCCGCCCTCGACCCGCACTCGTCCTACCTCAGCCCCAAGAACTACCGCGACATGCAGGTGCAGACGCGCGGCGAGTTCGGCGGCCTCGGCATCGAGGTCACGATGGAGAACGGCGTCGTGAAGGTCGTCTCGCCGATCGACGATACGCCGGCTTCCAAGGCGGGCCTGCAGGCGAACGACCTCATCACCCACCTCGACGGCGAGCAGATCGTCGGCCTGACGCTGGAGCAGGCGGTCGAGAAGATGCGCGGCCCGGTCAACACGCCGATCAGCCTCACCATCGTGCGCAAGGGCGTCGACGATCCGTTCGACGTGAAGGTCACGCGCGACATCATCCGCATCAACGCGGTGAAGGCGAACAACGAGAAGGACGTCGCCTACATCAAGATCACCACCTTCAACGAGCAGACGCACACCAACCTGGTCAAGGCCATCGAGAACGCCAAGAAGACGATCGGCAAGGACCTCAAGGGCTACGTTATCGACCTGCGCAACAACCCGGGCGGCCTGCTCGACCAGGCCATCGCGGTCTCCGACGACTTCCTGGAGCGCGGCGCCGTGGTGCTGACCAAGGGCCGCAACAACGAGGAGACGCAGCGGGCCCAGGCACATCCGGGTGATCTGACCGACGGCAAGAAGATTGTCGTCCTGATCAACGGCGGGTCGGCCTCGGCATCGGAGATCGTCGCCGGCGCTCTGCAGGACCACAAGCGCGCCACCGTGGTCGGCACGCGGTCGTTCGGCAAAGGCTCGGTGCAGACCATCATCCCGCTCGGCGCCAATGGGGCGATCCGGCTGACGACGGCGCGTTACTACACGCCGTCGAACCGCTCGATCCAGGCCAAGGGCATTGATCCGGACATCATCGTCGAGCAGGACCTGCCGGACGAGCTGAAGAAGAAGGCGGAAAGCGTCGCCGAATCTCAGCGCGGCGAGGCGAGCCTGCGTGGCCACCTCCGCAACCCGGAGAATGGCAACAGCGAGGACGGCAAAGAGGTCAAGGAAGTGTCGGGCTCATCGGCCTACGTGCCGAAGGAGCCGGAGAAGGACAAGCAGCTGCAGTACGCACTGTCGTTCCTCCGCGGCACGGCGATCGACGCCAAGACCGCCGGCGCCACCGTCCCAACTCCGACGCCCGCCCCGGCCGCCAAGCCGGACGCGGACACCAAGGAAAAGGCCAAGAACTGA
- a CDS encoding electron transfer flavoprotein subunit beta/FixA family protein, whose translation MKILVPVKRVVDFNVKIRVKPDGSGIDLANVKMSMNPFDEIAVEEAVRLKEKGGATEIVVVSIGPAKAQDVIRTALAIGADRGILVETPDVPVEPLAVAKILKGVVEAEKPDIVILGKQAIDDDCNQTGQMLAALLGWPQGTFASKLTLESGAAVVTREVDGGLETVRLKVPAVVTTDLRLNEPRYPTLPNIMKAKKKPLDTKKPDDFGVDIAPRLKVLKISEPASRKAGVKVGSVAELVQKLKAEAGVL comes from the coding sequence ATGAAGATCCTGGTGCCGGTCAAACGAGTTGTCGATTTCAACGTCAAAATTCGCGTCAAGCCCGACGGCTCTGGCATCGACCTGGCCAACGTGAAGATGTCTATGAACCCCTTCGACGAGATCGCGGTCGAAGAGGCGGTGCGGCTGAAGGAGAAGGGCGGCGCCACCGAGATCGTCGTCGTTTCCATCGGGCCCGCGAAAGCGCAGGATGTGATCCGCACCGCGCTCGCCATCGGTGCCGATCGCGGCATCCTCGTCGAGACTCCCGACGTACCCGTCGAGCCGCTCGCGGTCGCCAAGATCCTGAAGGGGGTCGTCGAGGCCGAGAAGCCCGATATCGTCATCCTCGGCAAGCAGGCCATCGACGACGATTGTAACCAAACCGGACAAATGCTCGCTGCGCTGCTCGGCTGGCCGCAGGGCACGTTCGCTTCCAAGCTCACGCTCGAGAGTGGCGCCGCCGTGGTGACGCGGGAGGTCGACGGCGGCCTCGAGACGGTTCGCCTCAAGGTTCCGGCCGTGGTCACCACCGATTTGCGCCTCAACGAGCCGCGCTACCCCACGCTGCCCAACATCATGAAGGCGAAGAAGAAGCCGCTCGACACCAAGAAGCCGGACGACTTCGGCGTCGACATCGCACCCCGCTTGAAGGTCCTGAAGATCTCCGAGCCGGCGAGCCGCAAAGCCGGCGTGAAGGTCGGCAGCGTCGCCGAGCTCGTCCAAAAACTCAAAGCCGAAGCCGGGGTGCTCTGA
- a CDS encoding cob(I)yrinic acid a,c-diamide adenosyltransferase: MVVLSKIYTRTGDKGTTALGSGERVPKHSLRIDAYGTVDETNASIGMVRLHLGDADPKLDAMLLRIQNDLFDLGADLCVPDRGQKLEYEPLRMVDAQVKRLEQEIDEMNAELKPLRSFVLPGGTPAAAALHMARTISRRAERLMVALAGEPNEPVGPAALKYINRLSDFLFVASRYVNDRGKSDVLWVPGQNR, translated from the coding sequence ATGGTCGTACTCAGCAAAATCTACACCCGCACCGGCGATAAGGGCACCACGGCGCTGGGCAGCGGCGAACGCGTACCGAAGCATTCCCTGCGCATCGACGCCTACGGTACGGTCGACGAGACCAACGCCAGCATCGGCATGGTGCGGCTGCACCTGGGCGATGCCGACCCCAAGCTCGACGCGATGCTCCTGCGCATCCAGAACGATCTGTTCGATCTCGGTGCCGACCTATGCGTGCCCGACCGCGGTCAGAAGCTCGAGTACGAGCCGCTGCGCATGGTCGACGCGCAGGTGAAGCGGCTGGAGCAAGAAATCGACGAGATGAACGCCGAGCTGAAGCCTTTGCGCTCGTTCGTCCTGCCGGGCGGAACCCCCGCGGCTGCCGCGCTGCACATGGCGCGCACCATTTCGCGCCGCGCCGAGCGCCTGATGGTCGCGCTCGCCGGCGAGCCCAACGAGCCCGTCGGGCCGGCGGCGCTGAAATATATCAATCGGCTGTCAGATTTCCTTTTTGTTGCCAGCCGCTACGTGAATGATCGCGGCAAGAGCGATGTCCTCTGGGTTCCCGGCCAGAATCGCTAA
- a CDS encoding murein hydrolase activator EnvC family protein, whose translation MDRSRLTTYSKSYLFAGALAGLALLAMVSAGRVAAQAPTNADEAKKKLESKRNELQDVEQKTKTLQTDVQGLAAERERLNSRLVETADLIKKSEAQLTSIETRLGELDEQERILKGSLNQRNDQIAKLLSALQRMGRNPPPVLITQREDALEMVRSAMLLSAAFPELGNQAKALTLRLNELVRVMTEIRTQRDQLRTEMTRLNDGRTRLSGLMEEKRVTLDERQSELKRMRTAAVDISRNVKDLNELITQLDKAVKTNTGLGAYDEQQQKQTAANITPNSSSPPQSPPPNIAPNSPAALPDNQKPPLPGAGPAAPSMAPSTSKGVNVVELSPGATLGSPGRIKPEIAFSDATGRLPTPAQGRQVLSFGEKTQFGGQSKGIVLETRQGAQVTSPCDGWIVYAGEFRSYGQLLIINAGGGYHILLAGLSQIDVQPGQFVLAAEPVGTMSGWSQKPQPAATNNAPVLYVEFRKDGRPVDPDPWWVAGHRKVQG comes from the coding sequence TTGGATCGGTCCCGACTGACAACATACTCAAAGTCCTATCTGTTTGCCGGTGCGCTTGCCGGCCTCGCTCTGCTTGCCATGGTCTCAGCCGGCCGCGTCGCTGCGCAGGCCCCGACCAACGCGGATGAGGCCAAGAAAAAGCTCGAGTCGAAGCGCAACGAGCTGCAAGACGTCGAGCAGAAGACCAAGACGCTGCAGACCGACGTCCAGGGCCTCGCCGCCGAGCGCGAGCGCCTCAACTCGCGTCTCGTCGAAACCGCCGACCTCATCAAGAAGAGCGAGGCCCAGCTCACCTCTATCGAGACGCGCCTGGGCGAGCTGGACGAGCAGGAGCGCATCCTCAAGGGTTCCCTCAACCAGCGCAACGACCAGATCGCCAAGCTGCTCTCCGCCCTGCAGCGCATGGGCCGCAATCCGCCGCCGGTGCTGATCACCCAACGCGAGGACGCGCTCGAGATGGTGCGCAGCGCCATGCTCTTGTCCGCCGCCTTCCCCGAGCTCGGCAACCAGGCGAAGGCGCTCACCTTGCGCCTCAACGAACTCGTGCGCGTGATGACCGAGATCCGCACGCAGCGCGATCAGCTGCGGACCGAGATGACGCGCCTCAACGACGGCCGCACGCGGCTGTCAGGCCTGATGGAGGAAAAGCGGGTCACGCTCGACGAGCGCCAGTCCGAGCTGAAGCGCATGCGCACGGCGGCCGTCGACATCTCGCGCAACGTGAAGGACTTGAACGAGCTGATCACGCAGCTCGACAAGGCAGTGAAGACCAACACCGGTCTCGGCGCCTACGACGAGCAGCAGCAGAAGCAAACAGCGGCGAACATTACGCCGAATTCATCTTCCCCCCCGCAATCGCCGCCGCCGAACATTGCACCGAATTCACCTGCCGCCTTACCCGATAACCAAAAACCGCCACTCCCCGGCGCCGGGCCGGCGGCCCCTTCGATGGCTCCGTCAACATCCAAAGGTGTCAATGTCGTCGAGCTGAGCCCGGGTGCGACACTCGGAAGCCCAGGCAGAATCAAGCCTGAAATCGCCTTTTCCGACGCTACCGGGCGGCTTCCGACCCCGGCGCAAGGACGCCAGGTCTTGAGCTTTGGCGAAAAGACGCAGTTCGGCGGCCAATCAAAGGGTATTGTGCTCGAAACGCGCCAAGGTGCCCAAGTCACGTCACCATGCGATGGTTGGATCGTTTACGCTGGTGAATTTCGTAGCTATGGCCAACTCTTGATCATCAACGCTGGCGGCGGCTATCATATCCTGCTCGCGGGCCTCTCGCAGATCGATGTCCAACCAGGCCAATTCGTTCTCGCTGCCGAACCGGTCGGTACCATGAGCGGTTGGTCGCAAAAGCCCCAACCCGCTGCCACTAACAACGCCCCCGTCCTCTACGTCGAGTTTCGTAAGGATGGACGGCCCGTAGACCCCGACCCATGGTGGGTGGCGGGGCATCGAAAGGTGCAAGGATAA
- a CDS encoding RNA pyrophosphohydrolase: protein MSSASPAPGYRPCVGITVINPDGHVWIGRRADSPGEEEGRGAWWQMPQGGIDAGEDPAGAALRELIEETGMRTVKILGETTGWLRYELPPHLVGKAWGGRYRGQEQKWFAVRFLGEESEIDIEPATGHKAEFTEWRWVPLPEVVDLIVPFKRDVYVKVAEAFAPYARPGR from the coding sequence ATGAGCAGTGCCTCCCCCGCCCCCGGCTACCGCCCCTGCGTCGGTATCACCGTGATCAACCCTGACGGGCACGTGTGGATCGGGCGGCGGGCCGATAGCCCCGGCGAGGAAGAGGGCCGCGGCGCCTGGTGGCAGATGCCTCAGGGCGGCATCGACGCGGGGGAGGACCCGGCCGGAGCGGCCTTGCGCGAGCTCATTGAGGAAACCGGCATGCGGACCGTCAAGATCCTCGGCGAAACAACGGGCTGGTTGCGCTACGAGCTGCCGCCGCACCTGGTCGGCAAGGCCTGGGGCGGCCGCTACCGGGGCCAGGAGCAGAAGTGGTTCGCCGTGCGCTTCCTGGGCGAGGAAAGCGAGATCGATATCGAGCCGGCGACCGGCCACAAGGCCGAGTTCACCGAGTGGCGATGGGTGCCGCTGCCCGAGGTCGTCGACCTGATCGTCCCCTTCAAGCGCGACGTGTACGTCAAAGTAGCCGAGGCGTTCGCTCCCTACGCCCGGCCTGGGCGTTGA
- a CDS encoding twin transmembrane helix small protein — METVLYHLTTLAVVAVVLVLFLGLWNLSRGKSPNTSQKLMRWRVGLQALAIAIILLYVAVHNYS, encoded by the coding sequence ATGGAGACCGTGCTTTATCACCTGACCACGCTCGCCGTCGTGGCCGTGGTGTTGGTGCTGTTCCTCGGACTGTGGAACCTGTCGCGCGGCAAAAGCCCGAACACCAGCCAAAAGCTGATGCGCTGGCGCGTCGGCCTGCAGGCGCTCGCCATAGCCATCATCCTGCTCTACGTCGCCGTCCATAACTATTCTTGA
- a CDS encoding rhomboid family intramembrane serine protease yields the protein MFIPLRDDNSLKSIPFQYVTVGLIAVNIVVFLLEVSGLSHAAVASFAVTPRELLGGTALLAPSSFSEDGYAIGEEATLLTYMFFHADVFHLVGNMLFLWVFGDNVEDAMGHLRFLVFYLACGVFAALFHAWMLPDSDLPLIGASGAVAGVIAAYLMLHPRVGVWVLAFKVIPLRITAGLALGIWIALQIVMVAMPDMGPVAWWAHIGGLIAGAVLILFMRRPGVPLFDRGMRLA from the coding sequence TTGTTCATTCCGCTGCGTGACGACAACTCGTTGAAGTCCATTCCCTTTCAGTACGTCACGGTCGGGTTGATCGCGGTCAACATCGTCGTCTTCCTCCTCGAGGTGAGCGGCCTCAGCCACGCGGCGGTGGCGAGCTTCGCGGTGACGCCGCGGGAGCTCTTGGGTGGCACCGCATTGCTGGCGCCGTCGTCATTCTCCGAGGACGGCTATGCGATCGGCGAGGAGGCGACGCTCCTCACCTACATGTTCTTCCACGCCGATGTGTTCCACCTCGTCGGCAACATGCTGTTCCTGTGGGTGTTCGGCGACAACGTCGAGGATGCGATGGGGCATCTGCGCTTCCTCGTTTTCTATCTGGCTTGCGGCGTGTTCGCCGCGCTGTTCCACGCCTGGATGCTGCCCGACAGCGACCTGCCGCTGATTGGCGCGAGCGGCGCCGTGGCGGGCGTCATTGCCGCCTACCTGATGCTGCACCCGAGGGTCGGCGTCTGGGTGCTCGCGTTCAAGGTCATTCCCTTGCGAATAACGGCCGGCTTGGCGCTCGGCATTTGGATTGCTCTGCAGATCGTTATGGTTGCGATGCCGGACATGGGTCCGGTCGCGTGGTGGGCGCACATCGGCGGACTGATCGCCGGTGCAGTGCTGATCCTTTTCATGCGCCGTCCGGGCGTTCCGCTGTTCGACCGGGGGATGCGGTTGGCGTAG
- a CDS encoding RNA pyrophosphohydrolase — protein sequence MPPTIAQTDVYLAPLPLRPCVGVVLFNAEGLVWVGRHEPRWARLRDDFGDTFWQLPQGGIEPREPSREAAFRELWEETGVRNATLIGEIPGWLTYELPRELLGVALKGKFAGHRLRWYAMRFDGTDSEIDISGRGGNRPEFDAWQWVPLADVPRLAVDFRRSVYEEVAQEFARFGRRRVASIAAE from the coding sequence ATGCCTCCCACCATTGCTCAGACCGATGTCTATCTGGCCCCGCTGCCGTTACGGCCGTGCGTGGGCGTGGTGCTGTTCAACGCTGAGGGCCTTGTCTGGGTTGGCCGCCACGAGCCCCGTTGGGCGCGGCTGCGTGACGACTTCGGCGATACGTTCTGGCAGCTGCCGCAGGGCGGCATCGAGCCGCGCGAGCCGTCGCGCGAGGCCGCATTCCGCGAGCTGTGGGAAGAGACGGGCGTTCGCAACGCAACCCTGATCGGCGAAATCCCCGGCTGGCTCACCTACGAGCTGCCGCGCGAGCTTCTGGGCGTCGCGCTGAAGGGCAAGTTCGCCGGCCATCGCCTGCGCTGGTACGCCATGCGTTTCGATGGCACCGACAGCGAAATCGACATTTCCGGACGGGGCGGCAACCGGCCCGAGTTCGACGCTTGGCAGTGGGTCCCGCTTGCCGACGTGCCGCGCCTCGCGGTGGATTTCCGCCGGTCCGTGTACGAAGAGGTGGCGCAGGAGTTCGCCCGCTTCGGCCGCCGGCGCGTCGCCTCGATCGCCGCCGAATAG